The following coding sequences lie in one Aquabacterium olei genomic window:
- the rplI gene encoding 50S ribosomal protein L9, translating into MQIILLEKVANLGNLGDVVKVKDGYARNFLIPTKQARRATEKAVAEFEARRAELEKAQAEKLAAAQAVGEKLTGKTVTVSQKAGVDGRLFGSVTNHDIADGLKAAGFDVAKQQIRLPNGPLKTVGEHPVSVALHTDVVVDVTVAVVGETV; encoded by the coding sequence ATGCAAATCATCCTCCTCGAAAAAGTCGCCAACCTGGGCAACCTGGGTGATGTGGTCAAGGTGAAGGACGGCTACGCCCGTAACTTCCTGATCCCGACCAAGCAGGCCCGTCGCGCCACCGAAAAGGCCGTGGCCGAGTTCGAAGCCCGTCGCGCCGAGCTGGAAAAGGCTCAGGCCGAGAAGCTGGCCGCCGCTCAGGCCGTCGGCGAAAAGCTGACCGGCAAGACCGTCACCGTCAGCCAGAAGGCTGGCGTGGACGGCCGCCTGTTCGGTTCGGTCACCAACCACGACATCGCCGATGGCCTGAAGGCCGCTGGCTTCGACGTGGCCAAGCAGCAGATCCGTCTGCCGAACGGCCCGCTGAAGACCGTGGGCGAGCACCCGGTTTCCGTGGCGCTGCACACCGATGTGGTGGTCGACGTGACCGTGGCTGTGGTCGGCGAAACCGTCTGA
- the rpsR gene encoding 30S ribosomal protein S18, with protein MAAPRSKNGKFSKDRKGKRNTQSLLFRRKRFCRFTVAGVEQIDYKDVDTLRDFIAENGKIIPARLTGTRAIYQRQLTTAIKRARFLALLPYSDQHRV; from the coding sequence ATGGCTGCTCCCCGCTCCAAGAACGGCAAGTTCTCCAAAGACCGCAAGGGCAAGCGCAACACGCAATCCCTGCTGTTCCGCCGCAAGCGCTTCTGCCGCTTCACCGTCGCTGGCGTCGAACAGATCGACTACAAGGACGTCGACACCCTGCGCGACTTCATCGCTGAAAACGGCAAGATCATCCCCGCACGCCTGACCGGCACCCGCGCGATCTACCAGCGTCAGCTGACCACCGCCATCAAGCGCGCTCGCTTCCTGGCCCTGCTGCCCTACAGCGATCAGCACCGCGTCTAA
- the priB gene encoding primosomal replication protein N translates to MNHVLLSAKIIERKALRYTPAGLPALDLVLEHESEVTEAQQTRKVKLELRALALGDIANRLNRQDTGVPIGITGFLGAPRNGRGVLLHITELNDIV, encoded by the coding sequence ATGAATCACGTCCTGCTGTCCGCCAAGATCATCGAGCGCAAGGCGCTGCGATACACCCCCGCCGGCCTCCCCGCCCTCGACCTCGTGCTTGAACACGAATCCGAGGTGACGGAAGCCCAGCAGACCCGCAAGGTGAAGCTGGAACTCAGGGCCCTGGCGCTTGGCGACATCGCCAACCGCCTGAACCGGCAGGACACCGGTGTGCCCATCGGCATCACCGGCTTCCTCGGGGCGCCGCGCAACGGACGAGGTGTGCTGCTTCACATCACCGAACTCAACGACATCGTTTAA
- the rpsF gene encoding 30S ribosomal protein S6 has translation MRHYEIIVLIHPDQSEQVPAMLERYKTLITTNGGQVHRVEDWGRRQLAYQINKLAKAHYLCLNVEISKETLAEIETGFKFNDAVLRHLTVQKDKAETAPSVMMKQVEREEARKAAQEQAAA, from the coding sequence ATGCGTCACTACGAAATCATCGTGCTGATCCACCCGGATCAAAGCGAACAGGTTCCGGCCATGCTGGAGCGCTACAAGACCCTGATCACCACGAACGGTGGCCAGGTGCACCGCGTTGAAGACTGGGGCCGCCGTCAGCTGGCTTACCAGATCAACAAGCTGGCCAAGGCGCACTACCTGTGCCTGAACGTCGAAATCAGCAAGGAAACCCTGGCTGAAATCGAAACCGGCTTCAAGTTCAACGACGCCGTGCTGCGTCACCTGACCGTGCAGAAGGACAAGGCCGAGACCGCTCCTTCCGTGATGATGAAGCAAGTTGAGCGTGAAGAGGCCCGCAAGGCCGCTCAGGAGCAAGCCGCTGCCTGA
- a CDS encoding HPP family protein: protein MTTPLSPLQRTASPAWLHRARTLLWPSPTLPSRKERIRAAIGAGIGLLITALVCHGLGPSGPANLWLMAPLGASAVLVFAVPAGPMAQPWAALGGNTLSSLIGLGFAFSGLDAEWAGPIAVGAAMLCMLALRCLHPPGGAVALTAVLTHTTQWTYPLFPVFVNTLLLVCVGAVYNSLTGRPYPHPQGAPSPGPSDGRSGAAEPDALSEVLQRYNQVLDISRDDLEALLHETERLAYRDRLSALRCSNIMSAPPITVQFGTPLQEAWNLLARHDIKALPVVDRYQHLVGIVTRADFMRHADRVAGQSAGEVRALAERLRTLLRPTPGTDSDKAEVVGQIMTRQVRVASADRPLIDLLPLFTEGGHHHIPIVSDDRRLVGILTQSDFLRAWSRAVHDGWRQG, encoded by the coding sequence ATGACCACCCCTCTCAGCCCACTGCAACGCACAGCCAGCCCCGCATGGCTGCACCGCGCCAGAACCCTGCTCTGGCCTTCGCCGACACTGCCCAGCCGCAAGGAGCGCATCCGGGCCGCAATCGGAGCCGGCATCGGTCTGTTGATCACGGCCCTCGTGTGCCACGGCCTGGGGCCATCCGGACCGGCCAACCTGTGGCTGATGGCACCGCTCGGCGCCTCGGCGGTGCTGGTATTCGCCGTCCCGGCCGGCCCCATGGCGCAACCGTGGGCGGCCCTCGGTGGCAACACCCTGTCCTCGCTCATCGGACTCGGTTTCGCCTTCAGCGGGCTGGATGCCGAGTGGGCCGGCCCCATCGCTGTGGGTGCGGCCATGCTCTGCATGCTCGCCCTGCGCTGCCTCCACCCACCGGGTGGTGCCGTGGCCCTCACGGCCGTGCTCACCCACACCACCCAGTGGACCTATCCCCTGTTTCCCGTTTTCGTGAACACGCTCCTGCTGGTGTGCGTGGGTGCCGTCTACAACAGTCTGACCGGACGCCCTTATCCGCACCCGCAAGGCGCCCCGTCGCCTGGCCCCTCCGACGGGCGCTCGGGCGCCGCCGAACCCGACGCCTTGAGCGAGGTCCTGCAACGCTACAACCAGGTCCTCGACATCAGCCGCGACGACCTCGAAGCGCTGCTCCACGAAACCGAGCGCCTGGCCTACCGCGACCGGCTGAGCGCCCTGCGCTGCAGCAACATCATGTCCGCGCCCCCCATCACGGTGCAGTTCGGCACCCCGCTGCAGGAAGCGTGGAACCTCCTCGCCCGGCATGACATCAAGGCACTGCCCGTGGTCGACCGCTACCAGCACCTCGTGGGCATCGTCACACGCGCCGACTTCATGCGCCACGCCGACCGCGTCGCCGGGCAATCAGCCGGCGAGGTGCGCGCCCTGGCAGAGCGCCTCCGCACCCTGCTGCGCCCCACCCCGGGCACCGACTCGGACAAGGCCGAGGTCGTGGGCCAGATCATGACGCGTCAGGTGCGCGTGGCCAGCGCCGACCGCCCCCTCATCGACCTGCTGCCCCTGTTCACCGAGGGCGGGCACCACCACATCCCGATCGTGAGCGACGACAGGCGGCTCGTGGGCATCCTGACGCAGTCCGATTTCCTGCGCGCCTGGTCCCGCGCCGTGCACGACGGTTGGCGGCAGGGCTGA
- the ppsA gene encoding phosphoenolpyruvate synthase, translated as MTQRFEPTALVVPFEQLRMSDVEVVGGKNASLGEMISQLPDGVRVPTGFATTAHAFREFLKHDGLADRISQRLATLDTEDVRALAAAGAEIRGWVEAQPFPADLEKAIRDAFVVLAGDNLQASFAVRSSATAEDLPDASFAGQQETFLNVVGIEDILHKMKEVFASLYNDRAISYRVHKGFAHDVVALSAGVQRMVRSDLGAAGVMFTIDTESGFSDVVFITSSYGLGETVVQGAVNPDEFYVHKPALKSGKQAVIRRNLGSKLIKMEFSTAEEKAATGKLVKTVDTTVEARNRYSLSNEDVTELAKYAIIIEQHYGRPMDIEWGKDGTDGKLYILQARPETVKSQQQGKAEQRYKLKGTGTILAEGRAIGQKIGTGPVRLVHSITEMDRVQPGDVLVTDMTDPNWEPVMKRASAIVTNRGGRTCHAAIIARELGIPAVVGCGNATERLKDGTLVTVACSEGDTGYIYEGLLETEVTEVTRGEMPHIGLKVMMNVGNPQLAFDFCQMPNNGVGLARLEFIINNNIGVHPKAILDYPNVDNDLKKAVESVARGHASPRAFYVDKLAEGVATIAAAFWPKPVIVRLSDFKSNEYKKLIGGSRYEPEEENPMLGFRGASRYISAEFGEAFAMECEALKRVRNDMGLTNVEIMVPFVRTLKQAERVTGMLADHGLVRAAKGGTDGLRVIMMCEVPSNAILAEQFLEYFDGMSIGSNDLTQLTLGLDRDSGLELLAADFDERDPAVKAMISRAIAACRAHGKYVGICGQGPSDHPDFAEWLAAEGIVSISLNPDTVVETWQRLAAKS; from the coding sequence ATGACCCAACGATTCGAGCCGACCGCCCTGGTCGTGCCTTTCGAACAACTTCGCATGTCCGACGTCGAAGTCGTCGGCGGCAAGAACGCCAGCCTCGGCGAGATGATCTCGCAGCTGCCTGACGGCGTGCGCGTGCCCACGGGCTTCGCCACCACCGCCCACGCATTCCGCGAATTCCTGAAGCACGACGGACTGGCCGACCGCATCAGCCAGCGCCTGGCCACCCTCGACACCGAAGACGTGCGCGCCCTGGCCGCCGCCGGCGCCGAAATCCGTGGCTGGGTCGAAGCCCAGCCCTTCCCCGCCGATCTCGAAAAGGCCATCCGCGACGCCTTCGTGGTGCTCGCCGGTGACAACCTGCAGGCCTCGTTCGCCGTGCGCTCGTCGGCCACTGCCGAAGACCTGCCCGACGCCTCGTTCGCCGGCCAGCAGGAAACCTTCCTGAACGTCGTCGGCATCGAAGACATCCTGCACAAGATGAAGGAAGTCTTCGCCTCGCTGTACAACGACCGCGCCATTTCCTACCGCGTGCACAAGGGCTTCGCCCACGACGTGGTCGCCCTGTCGGCCGGCGTGCAGCGCATGGTGCGCTCCGACCTCGGCGCCGCCGGTGTGATGTTCACCATCGACACCGAATCCGGTTTCTCCGACGTCGTCTTCATCACCTCCAGCTACGGTCTGGGTGAAACCGTGGTGCAGGGCGCCGTCAACCCCGACGAGTTCTACGTCCACAAGCCCGCCCTGAAGTCCGGCAAGCAGGCTGTCATCCGCCGCAACCTGGGCTCCAAGCTGATCAAGATGGAGTTCAGCACGGCCGAAGAAAAGGCCGCCACCGGCAAGCTGGTCAAGACGGTCGACACCACCGTCGAGGCCCGCAACCGCTACTCCCTGAGCAACGAAGACGTCACCGAACTGGCCAAGTACGCCATCATCATCGAGCAGCACTATGGCCGCCCGATGGACATCGAATGGGGCAAGGACGGCACCGACGGCAAGCTCTACATCCTGCAGGCCCGTCCGGAAACCGTGAAGAGCCAGCAGCAGGGCAAGGCCGAGCAGCGCTACAAGCTCAAGGGCACCGGCACCATCCTGGCTGAAGGCCGCGCCATCGGTCAGAAGATCGGCACCGGCCCCGTGCGCCTGGTGCACTCCATCACCGAGATGGACCGCGTGCAGCCCGGCGACGTGCTGGTCACCGACATGACCGACCCCAACTGGGAGCCGGTGATGAAGCGCGCCAGCGCCATCGTCACCAACCGCGGCGGCCGCACCTGCCACGCTGCCATCATCGCGCGTGAACTCGGCATCCCCGCTGTGGTGGGCTGCGGCAACGCCACCGAGCGTCTGAAGGACGGCACCCTGGTCACCGTGGCCTGCTCGGAAGGCGACACCGGCTACATCTACGAAGGCCTGCTGGAAACCGAAGTCACTGAAGTGACCCGCGGTGAAATGCCCCACATCGGTCTGAAGGTCATGATGAACGTCGGCAACCCGCAGCTGGCCTTCGACTTCTGCCAGATGCCGAACAACGGCGTGGGCTTGGCCCGCCTCGAGTTCATCATCAACAACAACATCGGCGTCCACCCCAAGGCCATCCTCGACTACCCGAACGTCGACAACGACCTGAAGAAGGCCGTCGAGTCGGTGGCCCGCGGCCACGCCTCGCCCCGCGCCTTCTACGTCGACAAGCTGGCCGAAGGCGTGGCCACCATCGCCGCCGCCTTCTGGCCCAAGCCCGTCATCGTGCGCCTGTCGGACTTCAAGTCCAACGAGTACAAGAAGCTGATCGGCGGTTCGCGCTACGAGCCCGAAGAAGAAAACCCGATGCTCGGCTTCCGTGGCGCCTCGCGCTACATCAGCGCCGAGTTCGGTGAAGCCTTTGCCATGGAATGCGAGGCGCTCAAGCGTGTGCGCAACGACATGGGCCTGACCAACGTCGAGATCATGGTGCCCTTCGTGCGCACCCTGAAGCAGGCCGAGCGCGTGACCGGCATGCTGGCCGATCACGGCTTGGTGCGTGCCGCCAAGGGTGGCACCGACGGCCTGCGCGTCATCATGATGTGCGAAGTGCCCTCGAACGCCATCCTGGCCGAGCAGTTCCTCGAGTACTTCGACGGCATGTCCATCGGCTCGAACGACCTGACCCAACTCACCCTGGGCCTCGACCGCGACTCCGGACTCGAGCTGCTGGCCGCCGACTTCGACGAGCGCGATCCCGCCGTCAAGGCCATGATCTCGCGCGCCATTGCGGCATGCCGCGCCCATGGCAAGTACGTTGGCATCTGCGGACAAGGCCCCAGCGATCATCCGGACTTTGCCGAATGGCTGGCCGCAGAAGGCATTGTGTCGATCTCCCTCAACCCCGACACCGTGGTCGAGACCTGGCAGCGCCTGGCCGCCAAGTCCTGA
- the ppsR gene encoding posphoenolpyruvate synthetase regulatory kinase/phosphorylase PpsR, which produces MSDRSVFFVSDGTGITAETMGNSILAQFAIKPRHVRRPFIDTVDKAHQVVREINTACIREGKRAIVFTTLANDEVLDILKGCQGKVFDVIKTFVEPLEHEFNMKSNHRVGRFSDASQDREYNDRIDAINFALEHDDGQSSRNLETADVVLVGVSRCGKTPTSLYLAMQHGIKAANVPLIPEDFDRGFLPSMLKPYKKKCFGLTIDPERLSQIRNERRPGSRYAALQNCRIEVQAAESMMRREGISWLSSTHKSIEEIATTILRDLRPDRLIY; this is translated from the coding sequence ATGAGTGATCGCAGCGTTTTCTTCGTGTCCGATGGCACCGGCATCACGGCCGAAACCATGGGCAACTCCATCCTGGCGCAGTTCGCGATCAAGCCGCGCCATGTGCGGCGGCCGTTCATCGACACGGTGGACAAGGCCCACCAGGTGGTCCGCGAGATCAACACCGCCTGCATTCGCGAAGGCAAGCGGGCCATCGTGTTCACCACCCTGGCCAACGACGAGGTGCTCGACATCCTCAAGGGCTGCCAGGGCAAGGTCTTCGATGTCATCAAGACCTTTGTGGAGCCGCTGGAGCACGAGTTCAACATGAAGTCGAACCATCGGGTGGGGCGTTTCAGCGATGCCAGCCAGGACCGCGAGTACAACGACCGCATCGACGCGATCAACTTCGCGCTGGAGCACGACGATGGGCAGTCGTCGCGGAACCTGGAGACGGCCGATGTGGTGCTGGTGGGCGTGAGCCGCTGTGGCAAGACGCCGACTTCACTGTACCTGGCCATGCAGCACGGCATCAAGGCGGCCAACGTGCCCCTGATTCCGGAAGACTTCGACCGGGGCTTTCTGCCGAGCATGCTCAAGCCGTACAAGAAGAAGTGCTTCGGGCTGACCATCGACCCCGAGCGCCTGAGCCAGATCCGCAACGAGCGTCGCCCCGGCAGCCGCTACGCTGCGCTGCAGAACTGCCGGATCGAGGTGCAGGCCGCCGAGTCGATGATGCGGCGCGAGGGCATTTCCTGGCTGTCGTCCACGCACAAGTCAATCGAAGAGATTGCCACGACCATCCTGCGCGATCTGCGGCCGGATCGGTTGATCTACTGA
- a CDS encoding hybrid sensor histidine kinase/response regulator, with translation MPVARAEPAFDQDALLYALNQAVTGIWQWDTESNVNIWSDAVWRLYGLDIDTYPPCFDSWLISLHPDDRDDACELLRQATAQRRAFELTWRTNPAHGPVRWLLSRGQPADRPGALLYTGVVLDITERREAEMALQALNATLEERVAERTAALSEHQHRLQHILDGIPGMVGYWGRDFRNRFANHAYLEWFGKTPQELVGLHIRELLGDELFERNRPYMEAALRGEAQCFERDLRTRRGELRHCQAHYLPDWRDGEVRGFLVMVFDISEAKAARQSAEAANQAKSVFLANISHELRTPLNAIFGLAQMGARQPGSDAARSTFEQILATGKHLLALINDVLDFSRIEAGKMPIQDGDIDLAQLLDHVLSMCATQAEAKGLSMLLSDAPDVPGHFRGDFTRCAQILLNLVSNAIKFTDQGMVHVDVDASDATLRLTVRDTGIGIPPEAQDRLFQPFEQIHIDESRRESSTGLGLAISQRLAQLMGGNITLSSGAGQGSTFTFSLPLRNPQPVDWRPLRNLVAWRHDRIALQRLHHLLQAREPQMLLVSDLPPATQAPHALLLDVDQLLRAPPAALESLARQGCRLLVVGTSSTPPSLPPHTAGATRVIAPPLSPLRVLRALQQADVAPPPQAGRPRLEGLQILAAEDNAVNRLVLEQMLIQEGAAVHFAGDGLQALELVRAHGAEHFDLVLCDIQMPLMDGYETTQALARLAPGLPVVGLTAHAFQAARERALQAGMVDYVTKPYLITPLVEAVLRHARRKPPAPAAFGAAGTSTATGKVSSAGRPVNMDANAAAFWSHYAPQPALRTRLVEALSHTIPELINQLEAALASQDSEALGKVLHNVKGTGLNLHAPMLTAQAITGLTQARSQVPDMWDTARELIGSLKNLMAALQHLHAAETPRADQ, from the coding sequence GTGCCAGTGGCCCGCGCCGAGCCGGCCTTCGATCAGGACGCCCTGCTTTATGCGCTGAACCAGGCCGTCACCGGCATCTGGCAGTGGGACACCGAAAGCAACGTCAACATCTGGTCAGACGCCGTCTGGCGACTGTACGGCCTCGACATCGACACCTACCCGCCGTGCTTTGACAGCTGGCTCATCAGCCTCCATCCCGACGACCGGGATGATGCGTGCGAGCTCTTGCGGCAAGCGACGGCCCAGCGACGGGCGTTCGAGCTGACCTGGCGCACCAATCCCGCACACGGCCCGGTTCGCTGGCTTCTCTCCCGGGGCCAGCCGGCGGATCGCCCGGGTGCGCTGCTCTACACCGGCGTGGTGCTCGACATCACCGAGCGACGCGAGGCGGAAATGGCCCTGCAGGCGCTCAACGCGACGCTGGAAGAACGCGTGGCCGAGCGCACCGCTGCCTTGTCGGAACACCAGCATCGCCTCCAGCACATCCTCGACGGCATCCCCGGCATGGTGGGCTACTGGGGGCGCGACTTCCGTAACCGGTTCGCCAACCACGCCTACCTGGAGTGGTTCGGCAAGACGCCGCAGGAGCTCGTCGGCCTGCACATCCGAGAACTGCTCGGTGACGAACTCTTCGAGCGCAACCGTCCCTACATGGAAGCGGCGCTGCGCGGAGAGGCACAGTGTTTCGAGCGCGACCTCCGTACGCGCCGCGGCGAGCTCCGCCACTGCCAGGCGCACTACCTGCCCGATTGGCGCGATGGCGAGGTGCGCGGCTTTCTCGTCATGGTGTTCGACATCAGCGAGGCCAAGGCGGCCCGTCAGTCCGCCGAGGCCGCCAATCAGGCCAAGAGCGTGTTCCTGGCGAACATCAGCCACGAACTGCGGACACCGCTGAACGCCATCTTCGGGCTGGCCCAGATGGGCGCCCGTCAGCCAGGCTCCGACGCCGCCCGGAGCACCTTCGAACAGATCCTGGCCACGGGCAAACACCTCCTGGCGCTCATCAACGACGTGCTGGATTTCTCCCGGATCGAAGCCGGCAAGATGCCCATTCAAGACGGCGACATCGACCTGGCCCAGCTGCTGGACCACGTGCTGTCGATGTGCGCCACCCAGGCCGAAGCCAAGGGCCTGTCGATGCTGCTCAGCGATGCACCCGACGTGCCGGGCCACTTCCGGGGCGACTTCACCCGCTGCGCCCAGATCCTGTTGAACCTCGTCAGCAACGCCATCAAGTTCACCGACCAGGGCATGGTCCACGTGGACGTCGATGCCAGCGACGCCACCCTGCGCCTCACGGTGCGTGACACTGGCATCGGGATCCCGCCGGAAGCACAGGACCGGCTCTTCCAGCCCTTCGAACAGATCCACATCGACGAAAGCCGCCGCGAAAGCAGCACCGGCCTGGGCCTGGCGATCAGCCAGCGGCTGGCGCAGCTGATGGGGGGCAACATCACGCTATCCTCCGGCGCCGGCCAGGGCAGCACATTCACCTTCTCGCTGCCCTTGCGCAACCCGCAGCCTGTCGACTGGCGCCCCTTGCGCAATCTGGTGGCGTGGCGGCACGACCGGATTGCGCTGCAGCGTCTGCACCACCTGCTTCAGGCACGCGAGCCGCAGATGCTGCTGGTCAGCGACCTGCCGCCCGCAACGCAAGCGCCCCACGCCCTGCTGCTGGACGTCGATCAACTCCTGCGCGCGCCGCCTGCCGCGCTGGAGTCCCTGGCCCGGCAAGGCTGCAGGCTGCTGGTGGTCGGCACCTCCAGCACGCCCCCCTCCCTTCCGCCGCACACCGCGGGTGCCACCCGTGTGATCGCCCCCCCGCTGAGCCCGCTTCGGGTGCTGCGCGCGCTGCAGCAGGCAGACGTGGCTCCGCCGCCGCAGGCCGGGCGTCCCCGGCTCGAGGGCCTGCAGATCCTGGCTGCCGAAGACAACGCCGTGAACCGGCTCGTGCTGGAGCAGATGCTGATTCAGGAAGGTGCGGCGGTTCACTTCGCCGGCGACGGCCTGCAGGCGCTGGAGCTGGTGCGCGCCCATGGCGCCGAACACTTCGACCTCGTCCTGTGCGACATCCAGATGCCCTTGATGGACGGCTACGAGACCACGCAGGCGCTGGCGCGCCTCGCCCCCGGCCTGCCAGTGGTCGGTCTGACGGCGCACGCCTTCCAGGCCGCACGCGAACGTGCGCTGCAGGCCGGCATGGTCGACTACGTCACCAAACCCTACCTGATCACCCCGCTGGTCGAGGCGGTGCTGCGGCATGCGCGACGCAAGCCACCGGCCCCCGCCGCCTTCGGCGCTGCTGGAACATCGACCGCCACCGGCAAGGTCTCGTCAGCCGGCCGACCGGTCAACATGGACGCCAACGCCGCCGCCTTCTGGAGCCACTACGCGCCCCAGCCCGCGCTGCGCACCCGGCTGGTGGAAGCGCTCAGCCACACCATCCCCGAACTGATCAACCAGCTCGAAGCCGCCCTCGCCTCGCAGGATTCCGAGGCCCTTGGCAAGGTCCTGCACAACGTCAAGGGCACCGGCCTGAATCTCCACGCCCCGATGCTCACCGCACAGGCCATCACCGGGCTCACGCAGGCGCGCTCGCAGGTGCCCGACATGTGGGACACGGCGCGCGAACTGATCGGCTCACTGAAGAACCTGATGGCGGCGCTGCAACACCTGCACGCCGCCGAAACACCCAGGGCGGATCAGTAG